The proteins below are encoded in one region of Acidimicrobiia bacterium:
- a CDS encoding DUF1015 domain-containing protein, with amino-acid sequence MQSPPAQPVRLHDVARFEPFAGIRYNPQHTRLGGVIAPPYDVIDAAQRDALAAKDPHNAVLIDVPSEADGDQRYLLAGQRLEAWLAEGTLVVDQHPSFTAYRMTATDEAGVERHTTGVIGALELSPPGTDILPHEHTTPKAKSDRLELLRSCRANLSAIWGLSLARGLTDLLPLEDPPLAEIVDDDGVRHTIWRIDDPEVCEAISTAVASHPVVVADGHHRYETSLAYKGEREALDGRAGAAGATMTYIVELVEDELTVHAIHRLISGLPDNTDLEMCLAPWFEAVGRPAAGEAVTATMAEAGCLVLILPDRDVLLRPRPDGFSSIPDLDSSRLDVALAALPAHTLSYQHGVEQVRAAVASGAAQAGVLLRPATVAQIEATAHGSDRMPPKTTFFHPKPKTGLVFRSLA; translated from the coding sequence GTGCAAAGCCCACCGGCCCAGCCTGTCAGACTCCACGATGTGGCCCGATTCGAACCTTTCGCCGGTATCCGTTACAACCCGCAACACACTCGCCTCGGGGGGGTGATCGCTCCTCCCTACGATGTGATCGATGCCGCCCAACGAGACGCGTTGGCGGCCAAGGATCCTCACAACGCCGTACTCATCGATGTCCCCTCCGAAGCCGACGGCGACCAGCGCTACCTCTTGGCGGGCCAGCGCCTGGAGGCGTGGTTGGCGGAGGGAACCCTCGTGGTTGACCAGCACCCGAGTTTCACGGCCTACCGCATGACCGCCACCGACGAGGCCGGGGTGGAGCGCCACACCACCGGGGTGATCGGCGCTCTCGAACTGAGCCCCCCCGGCACCGACATTCTCCCGCACGAGCACACCACCCCGAAGGCCAAGAGCGACCGGCTCGAATTGCTGCGGTCCTGCCGGGCGAACCTCTCTGCTATCTGGGGGCTGTCCCTCGCCCGCGGCCTCACCGACCTACTTCCACTCGAGGATCCCCCCCTCGCCGAGATCGTCGACGACGACGGTGTGCGTCACACGATCTGGCGCATCGACGATCCCGAGGTCTGTGAGGCCATTTCCACGGCGGTGGCTAGCCACCCGGTGGTGGTGGCCGACGGGCATCACCGGTACGAAACCTCCCTCGCCTACAAGGGTGAGCGGGAGGCCCTCGACGGCCGTGCCGGGGCCGCCGGCGCCACCATGACCTACATCGTGGAGTTGGTGGAGGATGAACTCACCGTCCACGCCATTCACCGCCTTATCAGCGGCCTCCCCGACAACACCGACCTCGAGATGTGCCTCGCACCGTGGTTTGAGGCCGTGGGGCGCCCGGCGGCGGGCGAAGCGGTCACCGCCACCATGGCCGAAGCGGGCTGTCTCGTGCTCATCCTCCCCGATCGCGACGTACTGCTGCGCCCGCGCCCTGATGGCTTTTCGTCCATCCCCGACCTCGACTCGAGCCGGCTCGACGTAGCCCTCGCCGCCCTACCGGCCCACACCCTGTCCTACCAGCATGGGGTGGAGCAGGTGCGGGCGGCGGTGGCCTCCGGAGCGGCACAAGCGGGGGTGCTGTTGCGTCCCGCCACGGTGGCGCAGATCGAAGCCACCGCCCACGGGAGCGACCGGATGCCCCCCAAGACCACGTTCTTTCATCCCAAGCCCAAGACGGGGCTGGTGTTTCGCAGCCTGGCGTAG